The Pirellulales bacterium genome segment AGCAGGCCGGTCCGCAGTATCGCCGCCAGCCGATCGGTCCGCGGCGGGGTCTGTTTGCGCGGATAGCGCGTGGCCACGTGGAACAGATCGCCCTCCTGCCAGAGCTTACGGAGCTTCGCACGTGCGCATGGCTCGCCCGGCGCGTTGGTCCTTGGAGTGGATTGTGGCATTTCGGATGTCCCGGCAAAAGCCTCATGATCGCGGCGGGGGTCTTGCTTGACGACGGGAGTCTTGCTCGTCGTCCAGACGCCCCGTATTCTAGCAGTGAGTTGGTCACGAGGTGTAGGGTGGGACCAGCGAGCTTGCGAGCGCCGGCCCACCACGATTGCCGAAAATGGCGGGCCGGCGCTCGCAAGCTCGCTGGTCCCACCCTACGGCTATTGCTACGACCAACTCACTATTAAGACACTACCCCAGCCTACGCCGCCGCCGACGGCGCAACGCTGCGACGCATACGAATCAAAAGCGCGAATGCGCCCACCACCGCCAGCAGCGTCTTGGCCTGATCGGCGCGGGTACGCCCCAGCCAGGTCTGCCAGTCGGAAGCCGGAGCACGGGTGTCCGAACCGGCGCCGTGTTGTGCCGAGGCATCCCCGGTAGTCGGGCCGGTTCGAGGACGGTTCGCCAGCATGGTTCCAGCAGCTTGCCGGTCGTTCGCACTCAACGTGGCCGAAGCGGTCGATTGAATCGAAATCAGCGCACCGGCCACCGGCGGAGACGCCGCGATCTGCGGAGACGCGGTGACCGTCGGTTCGGCGTCAGACGGTCGGCTGCCGGGAACGACGGAACTCAAGAACCGCCGCACGCGGCCGCAGTAGCTTCCGGTGGTATAGCCGTTTCCCTCGCCCCACAGGACGCCGGCCAGCTCGCCCCGCCCGTTGAAAATGGGTCCGCCCGAATCGCCTTGCCGCGCAATCACTTTTAACTCGACCATTTCGCGCGGCAACCGCGTGTTTGGGGCCAGATAGTTGGTGCAAGGGCCGCTGGCCAGCCGGTAAGGACCTTTGCCGTAGCCGGCGATCGACAGCCGCTCGCCGGGCCGCGGCGCCTCCGTCGCCAGCCGCACCGGCCCGGCATTGGGCCGCCAGATCACCAACGCGGCCAGGTCCCAATCGTGATCGGCCCGCACCACCTGCGCCAACGATCGAAAGCCGTCGGCGAACAACACCGTCGGCGGACTCGCCGACTCGCTGACTACGTGCCAGTTCGTGACCACCAACCCGTGCTCGCCGTTGACATCGACCAGCGTGCCGGAACCATAGGACGTGCTCCCTTTTTCGGGCACGATAATGCGCACGACCGCCGGATGCGGGTGAGTGTTTTCGGTCGGAAGATCGAGGTCGGGGTCGGCCGACATGGCGAAAGAGCGCGTGGCGCGCGGCGGCAAAGCGCCCACGTCGCGAAAGGTATCTGCCTTCAGCGACAGGGCCCACAGGCCCACGAACAAGCCAAGACAAATCAGACCGGGCCGTTTCACCGCGCC includes the following:
- a CDS encoding serine protease gives rise to the protein MKRPGLICLGLFVGLWALSLKADTFRDVGALPPRATRSFAMSADPDLDLPTENTHPHPAVVRIIVPEKGSTSYGSGTLVDVNGEHGLVVTNWHVVSESASPPTVLFADGFRSLAQVVRADHDWDLAALVIWRPNAGPVRLATEAPRPGERLSIAGYGKGPYRLASGPCTNYLAPNTRLPREMVELKVIARQGDSGGPIFNGRGELAGVLWGEGNGYTTGSYCGRVRRFLSSVVPGSRPSDAEPTVTASPQIAASPPVAGALISIQSTASATLSANDRQAAGTMLANRPRTGPTTGDASAQHGAGSDTRAPASDWQTWLGRTRADQAKTLLAVVGAFALLIRMRRSVAPSAAA